In Acropora palmata chromosome 7, jaAcrPala1.3, whole genome shotgun sequence, one genomic interval encodes:
- the LOC141886046 gene encoding histone-lysine N-methyltransferase EZH2-like, whose translation MELDLKRVARLEYLKLRQSKQSEKVDAVKNCFTTNQQRLKELLWKRRESQRSEKQVVPFISPAEQLPSTRKCSVYSGFGHGTQHTVLRTLYAVQSLPQYFTWSPLQQNYMVEDETVLHNIPYMGEEVLDQDGSFIEELIKNYEGRVHNTPDHVFDEAALTDDLLVQLVEVLKKQKASSDEEKNFDSKTDKKDSGEDCLSKKEGKPADEAERDNKLFNAIASVFPDKGLQGAEVYRRYKNILDHKKGELPPECTPNIDSPKAQSVSREQSLHSFHMLFCRRCYKYDCFMHGWRTLPTQIKRKSPVDLQETNPCGPDCYVHVKHLQEGNNPDKPSEPVSTRRRSRTSTKDLKNGKGSAKSSGTPSPDNTTADGGSLENLIGPSEWSGAEASLFRVLRPIYCNNYCSIANLIQSKSCKEVYLRAFQESHEPLPTADDQDTPPRKKKRKHRMWSLHCRKIQLKKDSTSTHVYNYIPCDHPGQPCDQSCICVATQNFCEKFCQCSTDCQNRFPGCRCKAQCNTKQCPCFLAVRECDPDLCQTCGADNFNGNTCICCRNVGLQRGQRKHLLLAPSDVAGWGIYIKEACKKNDFIGEYCGEIISQDEADRRGKVYDKYMCSFLFNLNNDFVVDATRKGNKIRFANHSISPNCYAKVMMVNGDHRIGIFAKRDIEDGEELFFDYRYSATDALKFVGIERDVDFALR comes from the exons ATGGAGCTTGATTTAAAACGAGTTGCTCGTTTAGAATACCTGAAACTTCGGCAATCGAAGCAATCAGAGAAGGTTGACGCTGTCAAG AATTGTTTCACGACAAACCAACAACGCTTGAAGGAACTGCTGTGGAAAAGAAGAGAATCacaaagaagtgaaaaacaagTAGTCCCATTTATTTCACCAGCTGAACAGCTACCCTCCACAAGAAAA TGTTCTGTCTATAGTGGGTTTGGTCACGGAACCCAACATACAGTGCTCAGGACCTTATACGCTGTTCAGTCTTTGCCTCAATATTTCACTTGGTCACCActtcaacaaaattacatg GTGGAAGATGAAACAGTTCTCCATAATATTCCATACATGGGAGAAGAAGTTCTGGACCAAGATGGCTCATTCATTGAGGAACTTATCAAAAATTATGAAGGAAGAGTACATAACACACCTGACCATG TGTTTGATGAGGCAGCCCTTACAGATGATCTTCTTGTGCAGCTTGTGGAAGTTTTGAAGAAACAGAAAGCATCAAGTGatgaggaaaaaaactttgattCAAAGACAGATAAAAAGGATTCTGGTGAAG ATTGCTTATCAAAAAAAGAAGGCAAACCAGCTGATGAAGCAGAGAGAGACAACAAGCTTTTCAATGCAATTGCATCTGTGTTTCCTGATAAAGGCTTGCAAGGAGCAGAGGTCTATCGGAG ATATAAGAACATTCTTGATCATAAAAAAGGGGAATTGCCTCCAGAATGTACACCAAATATTGACAG CCCTAAAGCTCAATCCGTTTCAAGGGAACAGAGCCTTCACTCATTTCACATGCTTTTCTGTAGACGTTGTTATAAGTATGACTGCTTCATGCACG GTTGGCGAACACTCCCAACACAGATCAAGCGAAAG AGTCCTGTGGATCTCCAAGAGACCAACCCATGTGGTCCAGACTGTTATGTGCATGTTAAG CATTTACAGGAAGGTAACAACCCAGACAAGCCGTCTGAGCCAGTCAGTACCAGAAGACGAAGCCGCACTAGCACCAAGGACTTGAAGAATGGAAAAGGAAGTGCTAAAAGCTCAGGGACACCAAGTCCAGATAACACTACA GCTGATGGAGGAAGTCTGGAAAATTTGATTGGGCCATCTGAATGGAGTGGGGCGGAAGCATCACTGTTTCGTGTACTGCGGCCGATTTATTGCAACAACTATTGTAGCATTGCTAACCTTATTCAATCCAAGAGTTGCAAAGAG GTTTATCTCAGAGCTTTTCAAGAATCTCATGAGCCTTTACCCACAGCAGATGATCAGGACACCCcaccaagaaaaaagaaaagaaagcacaG GATGTGGTCTCTGCATTGCAGGAAGATCCAATTAAAGAAAG atTCCACTTCTACGCATGTCTACAACTACATACCATGTGATCATCCAGGACAACCATGTGATCAATCATGCATCTGTGTTGCAACGCAAAACTTTTGCGAGAAGTTCTGTCAATGTAGCACGGACT GTCAGAACCGTTTCCCAGGATGCCGTTGTAAAGCGCAGTGCAACACAAAACAGTGTCCGTGTTTCCTAGCGGTCAGAGAGTGTGATCCAGACCTCTGTCAGACGTGTGGAGCCG ATAACTTCAATGGAAATACATGCATTTGCTGTAGAAATGTTGGTCTTCAACGCGGTCAACGAAAG cATCTTCTACTGGCCCCATCTGATGTGGCTGGTTGGGGAATATACATCAAAGAAGCTTGCAAAAAGAATGATTTCATCGGAGAGTACTGCGGAGAG ATTATTTCTCAGGATGAGGCTGACCGAAGAGGGAAAGTTTACGACAAATACATGTGTAGTTTCTTGTTTAACTTGAATAACG actTTGTCGTTGATGCTACCcgcaaaggaaacaaaattagaTTTGCGAACCACTCCATCAGTCCAAATTGTTACGCTAAAG TCATGATGGTCAACGGTGATCACAGAATTGGTATATTTGCCAAGCGAGACATAGAGGATGGAGAAGAACTCTTCTTTGATTACAG ATACAGTGCCACGGACGCGCTGAAGTTTGTTGGTATCGAAAGGGACGTAGACTTTGCTCTCCGTTAG
- the LOC141886134 gene encoding peptide-N(4)-(N-acetyl-beta-glucosaminyl)asparagine amidase-like — MALGLLQYYQLEGEMEFLARLKSLDAGINHYEDPHLQEQALNVLPVAELKQKAKEARERSCRDGHDRADEKDCLLLEILAWFGTFFHWMDKPMCTYCGIKTESNGLTQPTAEERKWEAGRVEAYKCPNCGREERFPRYNHPGKLLETRCGRCGEFANCKALILRAMGFEVRHVTDWTDHVWVEVFSDSQQRWIHCDGGKCDENFLYERWWQKKLTYIIAFSKDEVADVTWRYSVKHKEVAQRRLLVREEWLARTLQSFNDWRQRSLPPERTKVLVERSMREQAELLSVYEGRLLGTASWRRMIGHPESVHEPFIFTPTEEELRAKRFELSYCCASDQYFRGSDAEPTLEGWKSGASAVNSMFRKTEHDWTPVMTYLLQEGIEEDDLVSLQKGNAYLARFQCCPLGLVAWQVDFTSSDVVIDSVTIKALATTTQTGQVEWTLQGDDQTTEKLDFVNAQESVTTTVIRGSKTAKLTATLSSGNGDAAWQQAQLFSQSINDNDSSLEITITLQDVK, encoded by the exons ATGGCGTTGGGGCTATTGCAGTACTATCAACTGGAG GGCGAAATGGAATTTTTAGCGCGCCTGAAATCATTAGATGCAGGTATCAACCACTATGAAGATCCGCATTTGCAGGAACAAGCCCTCAATGTTCTTCCAGTTGCTGAGCTAAAGCAGAAAGCAAAAGAAGCCAGGGAAAGAAGCTGCAGAGATGGACATGATAGAGCAGACGAAAAGGACTGCTTGTTACTAGAAATTCTGGCGTGGTTTG GGACGTTTTTTCACTGGATGGACAAACCAATGTGTACTTATTGCGGGATAAAAACTGAAAGCAATGGACTCACACAACCAACAGCAGAAGAAAGGAAATGGGAAGCAGGCAGAGTTGAAGCTTATAAATGTCCAAACTGTGGGAGAGAGGAAAGATTCCCAAGGTACAATCACCCTGGGAAACTTCTGG AGACCCGTTGTGGCAGATGTGGTGaatttgcaaattgcaaagCTCTAATTTTGAGAGCCATGGGTTTTGAAGTGCGGCATGTTACAGATTGGACTGACCATGTTTGGGTTGAAGTTTTTTCGGACTCACAACAGCGCTGGATTCACTGTGATGGAGGAAAATGCGATGAAAATTTTCTCTATGAGCGCTGGTGGCAAAAGAAGTTAACTTACATAATTGCATTCTCTAAAGATGAG gTAGCTGATGTTACATGGAGATATTCTGTGAAACACAAAGAAGTTGCTCAGAGAAGGTTATTGGTTCGTGAAGAGTGGCTGGCAAGAACATTGCAATCTTTTAATGACTGG CGTCAACGAAGTCTTCCACCTGAGCGAACAAAAGTCCTTGTAGAACGCTCAATGAGGGAACAAGCTGAACTTTTGTCTGTTTATGAAGGAAGACTGTTAGGAACTGCTTCATGGCGAAGAATGATTGGGCATCCAGAATCAGTG CATGAACCATTCATTTTCACACCAACAGAGGAAGAATTAAGAGCAAAAAG ATTTGAGCTAAGCTATTGCTGTGCAAGTGACCAATACTTCAGAGGCTCTGATGCCGAACCAACATTGGAGGGTTGGAAATCTGGTGCAAGTGCTGTTAATTCAATGTTTAGGAAGACTGAACACGACTGGACACCA GTGATGACTTACCTTCTTCAAGAAGGAATAGAGGAAGATGACCTGGTTTCCTTACAAAAAGGGAAT gcttACCTAGCACGGTTTCAGTGTTGTCCATTAGGCCTAGTTGCATGGCAGGTGGATTTCACTTCAAGTGATGTGGTAATAGACAGTGTTACCATAAAAGCCTTAGCTACAACAACACAAACAGGACAAGTGGAGTGGACTCTGCAGGGAGATGACCAGACCACAGAAAAACTGGATTTTGTCAATG CACAAGAATCAGTAACAACTACAGTTATACGTGGCTCAAAGACTGCCAAACTAACAGCAACCCTGAGTAGTGGAAATGGAGATGCTGCTTGGCAACAAGCACAGCTATTTAGCCAATCAATCAACGATAATGATAGTTCCCTTGAAATAACCATCACTCTCCAGgatgtgaaatga
- the LOC141886133 gene encoding ESF1 homolog, producing MEEDPRFAHVASDPRFKRMPRKEKKVKIDERFQKMFTDKNFTVNYFVDKRGSKVKNTSKEDLDKFYSLSDESEEEDEEAEEEEHVEEYEDVKEIKKKEKVAKSKSKLKIEKSQKDKEKLKKSEVNLETPSSDEESENDRHFKMDDKSLEVENDDVKGDDDDDDSSEEELDISRGEGILESSSDEEELDFGMVQNEMEHPWGEMHTAAKTTEEATRRLAVCNLDWDRVTAMDLFVLFSSFRPRDGIIEAVKIYPSEYGLEQMKTEDSLGPVQLKDDEDDENKNSHNKEALEGAEYSSEKLRQYQLNRLKYYYAVMECDSPETAEVLYDGCDGKEFELSGNVLDLRYIPDDVEFNHEPHSVATDLPAAGTYTVPDFYTTALHHSKVKLTWDETDPRRHRTTMRKFSKEDLLDMDFDAYLASSSDEEETKENDGNLDEEQGSDEDEEKKINKYKQLLKEIEDKESKNDGEQDLEITWEPGLQETTEELVKNKLKEKEGKNITPWEHYLQKRKQKKKEKRMQKESLKKQNDSEESEDIPSDVDLSDPYFREEIDAGLSNVNNKGSAKTSKKRKWEVEETEEDKKAKEELELLLMDDKDDKHHFSLKGIMDNEKKTKKQKKRKEKEIVNDDFNVDLKDSRFDALFTSHHFAVDPSDPQYRKTKGMESILQERMRRRENGEKLLQANKNKDEGTQRRDPSLSVLVKSVKSKAGQFHEKKVKKRLIKS from the exons ATGGAGGAAGATCCGAGATTTGCACATGTCGCTAGTGATCCGAGGTTTAAG AGAATGCCTCGGAAAGAGAAGAAAGTCAAGATTGATGAACGGTTTCAAAAGATGTTCACAGACAAGAACTTCACAGTGAATT ATTTTGTTGATAAACGTGGATCAAAAGTCAAGAATACATCAAAAGAAGACTTGGACAAGTTTTATTCCCTGTCAGATGAATCTGAGGAAG AGGATGAGGAAGCAGAGGAAGAAGAGCATGTGGAAGAATATGAAGACGTCAAAGagattaaaaagaaagaaaaagtggcCAAGTCCAAGAG caaattgaaaattgagaaGAGCCAAAAAGATAAGGAAAAGCTAAAAAAGTCTGAGGTGAATCTTGAAACTCCAAGCAGTGATGAAGAGAGTGAAAATGACAGACATTTCAAGATGGATGATAAAAGTcttgaagttgaaaatgacGATGTCAaaggtgatgatgatgatgatgatagttCTGAGGAAGAATTAGACATAAGCAGAGGGGAAGGAATTTTGGAGTCATCATCAGATGAGGAGGAACTTGATTTTGGAATGGTACAG AATGAAATGGAGCATCCATGGGGAGAAATGCATACAGCAGCTAAAACTACAGAAGAGGCAACCAGGCGTCTTGCAGTGTGCAACTTAGACTGGGACAGAGTTACAGCAATGGACCTGTTTG tgTTGTTTAGCTCCTTTAGACCAAGAGATGGCATTATTGAAGCAGTTAAG ATTTATCCATCTGAATATGGTTTGgaacaaatgaaaacagaagACTCCCTTGGACCAGTTCAACTGAAAGATGATGAGGacgatgaaaataaaaattcacaTAATAAAGAAGCACTAGAG GGCGCAGAGTATTCTAGTGAGAAACTGCGGCAATACCAATTGAACAGACTTAAGTACTATTATGCAGTTATGGAGTGTGACTCACCAG agactgcagaagtgttatatgatgGCTGTGATGGAAAGGAGTTTGAACTGAGTGGCAATGTCCTGGATTTGCGGTACATCCCAGATGATGTAGAATTCAATCATGAACCACACTCAGTGGCCACAGACCTACCAGCTGCTGGCACCTACACTGTACCTGA CTTTTATACAACAGCGCTTCATCATTCGAAGGTTAAACTAACGTGGGATGAAACTGATCCAAGACGGCATAGAACAACGATGAGAAAATTCAGCAAAGAGGACTTGCTTGATATGGATTTTGACGCTTATCTAGCATCTTCATCAGATGAGgaggaaacaaaggaaaatgatgGAAACTTGGATGAAGAACAAGGGTCTGATGAGgacgaggaaaagaaaattaacaaatacAAG caacttttgaaagaaatagaGGATAAAGAAAGTAAGAATGACGGAGAACAAGATCTTGAGATCACTTGGGAACCAGGCCTGCAAGAAACCACAGAGGAACtggtgaaaaataaattaaaggaGAAAGAGGGGAAGAATATCACACCATGGGAACACTACTTACAGAAGAGGAAacagaagaagaaagagaaaagaatgcAAAAAGAAAGCTTGAAAAAACA GAATGACTCTGAGGAAAGTGAAGATATTCCATCAGATGTGGATTTGTCAGATCCATACTTTCGTGAAGAAATTGATGCTGGGCTAAGTAATGTTAACAACAAGGGATCGgccaaaacaagcaaaaaacgaaaatggGAAGTTGAAGAAACTGAAGAGGATAAAAAAGCAAAG GAGGAGTTAGAACTTCTGTTAATGGATGACAAAGACGATAAACATCATTTTAGCCTTAAGGGGATTATggacaatgaaaagaaaaccaagaagcaaaagaaaaggaaagaaaaagagattgTGAATGATGATTTTAATGTGGACTTGAAAGATTCCCGGTTTGATGCTCTCTTTACGTCTCATCACTTTGCTGTGGATCCTTCTGATCCACAATACAG gaaaacaaaaggcatGGAGTCAATTTTACAGGAGAGAATGAGGAGAAGAGAAAATGGAGAGAAACTATTGCAGgctaacaaaaacaaag aTGAAGGAACACAGAGAAGAGATCCCAg tctttcagTACTTGTGAAATCAGTGAAGTCCAAGGCAGGACAGTTTCATgagaagaaagtgaaaaagcGTCTTATTAAATCATAA